A genomic segment from Acidobacteriota bacterium encodes:
- a CDS encoding zf-HC2 domain-containing protein translates to MRCLRFDIHKNFPFYIDDELNPAKTKQLEDHLLDCNWCRAQVARLRDGQRFAAKLARRQPPRDNWAAIAAALDNQSAGTPAGLPKRRFTIRREFFLSPWFAVIILALMVVGLSLALIIQAREPQEIYAARIFGQFDRDEYHPVNISEMESNKASHVVAEGYVSEVKISPEDGDLVFKLVEDIERPSPFIVCEIISPIHLEPPTVGSRVRVYGVSRYDAEEGREWYEVHPVLNIEALDTHKRKF, encoded by the coding sequence ATGAGATGCTTACGTTTTGATATACATAAAAATTTTCCGTTTTACATAGACGACGAGTTGAATCCGGCAAAAACCAAACAACTCGAAGACCATCTGCTGGATTGCAACTGGTGTCGCGCGCAGGTGGCGCGACTGCGTGACGGGCAACGCTTCGCCGCAAAACTCGCCCGCCGCCAACCGCCGCGCGATAACTGGGCAGCGATTGCCGCAGCCCTCGACAATCAATCCGCCGGGACGCCTGCGGGTTTACCTAAACGCCGGTTCACCATCCGCCGCGAATTTTTTCTTTCACCCTGGTTTGCCGTCATCATCCTTGCGCTGATGGTTGTCGGACTGAGTCTCGCTTTAATCATTCAAGCCCGCGAACCGCAAGAAATTTATGCCGCGCGCATTTTCGGACAGTTTGACCGCGATGAATATCACCCGGTCAATATCAGCGAGATGGAAAGCAACAAAGCGTCGCACGTGGTCGCCGAAGGCTACGTCAGTGAAGTGAAAATCAGTCCCGAAGACGGTGATTTGGTATTCAAGCTGGTCGAAGACATCGAGCGTCCGTCGCCGTTTATCGTTTGCGAAATCATCAGCCCGATTCACCTTGAACCGCCAACTGTCGGTTCGCGCGTGCGGGTCTATGGCGTCAGTCGTTACGATGCCGAAGAAGGCCGCGAATGGTACGAAGTTCATCCGGTGCTCAACATCGAAGCCCTGGATACCCATAAACGTAAATTTTGA
- a CDS encoding sigma-70 family RNA polymerase sigma factor — protein sequence MNLSDTQLSERELVTAAQAGDRAAERAIYKRYNERVFNLVAYSIGDTVFAEDLTQTIFLKIFRALAGFRFESALSTWIYRIALNECLNHSRRSNPEYVPLDAILGSGQELDWHLPPDVEHQRNERQEIITQAVMELSPKLRAVVVLKYIEGLSYEAIAEVLECSAGTVASRLSRALSHLESRLRPLRKIL from the coding sequence ATGAATTTGAGCGATACGCAACTATCAGAACGTGAACTGGTCACGGCGGCGCAAGCAGGCGACCGCGCGGCGGAGCGCGCCATTTATAAACGCTATAACGAACGGGTTTTTAATCTGGTCGCTTATTCCATCGGCGATACGGTCTTTGCCGAAGATTTAACTCAGACCATATTTTTAAAAATCTTTCGCGCCCTCGCGGGTTTTCGTTTTGAATCGGCGCTTTCGACCTGGATTTACCGCATCGCCCTCAATGAATGTTTGAACCATTCGCGACGCAGCAACCCGGAATATGTGCCGCTTGATGCCATACTGGGAAGCGGTCAGGAATTGGACTGGCATTTACCCCCGGACGTTGAACACCAACGCAACGAGCGGCAGGAAATCATTACCCAAGCGGTAATGGAGCTTTCCCCGAAACTGCGCGCCGTGGTGGTCTTGAAATATATCGAAGGGCTTTCTTACGAAGCGATTGCCGAGGTGCTTGAGTGTTCTGCGGGAACCGTCGCCTCGCGCCTCAGTCGCGCCCTAAGCCATCTCGAATCGCGGCTCAGACCGCTTAGAAAAATTTTATAA
- a CDS encoding XisH family protein, with translation MPRLDSIHSAVKNALVKDGWLITADPYKIRYEEITLYADLAAEKPIVAMRSGQKILVEVKSLVGLSKLQDLKEALGQYDIYFYLMQETEPERKLYVAVSETAYKDFFNRKAIQLIINRHRLPLIVVDIDTEEIVTWIN, from the coding sequence ATGCCAAGACTCGATAGTATTCATAGTGCTGTAAAAAATGCATTGGTAAAAGATGGCTGGCTGATTACTGCCGACCCGTACAAAATTAGATATGAAGAAATAACGCTTTATGCAGATTTAGCAGCAGAAAAACCGATTGTCGCCATGCGCAGCGGGCAAAAGATACTGGTTGAAGTGAAGAGCCTTGTCGGACTATCGAAATTACAGGATTTGAAGGAAGCACTTGGGCAATACGATATTTACTTTTACCTGATGCAAGAGACCGAACCGGAGCGCAAACTCTATGTTGCGGTCAGCGAAACAGCCTACAAAGATTTCTTCAATCGTAAAGCGATACAGCTTATAATCAACCGACATAGGCTTCCGCTTATCGTTGTGGATATAGATACAGAGGAGATTGTTACATGGATAAATTGA
- a CDS encoding XisI protein, with the protein MDKLNHYRNLIKTILGQFVEWDKRQPTPGEETVLIADDERNHYVLMTVGWVNNQRVLNMRVYVRLHDEKFWIEEDWTEDGIAADLLREGVPKEDIVLAFHDPETRKHTDFAAA; encoded by the coding sequence ATGGATAAATTGAATCATTACCGCAACCTGATAAAAACGATTCTTGGTCAATTTGTCGAATGGGACAAACGCCAACCGACACCCGGCGAAGAGACCGTTTTGATTGCCGATGATGAGCGCAACCATTATGTCCTGATGACCGTCGGCTGGGTAAACAACCAGCGTGTGTTGAATATGCGCGTCTATGTGCGCCTGCACGATGAAAAATTCTGGATAGAAGAAGATTGGACAGAAGACGGCATCGCCGCCGACCTGCTGCGCGAAGGCGTCCCCAAAGAAGATATTGTTTTAGCCTTCCACGACCCCGAAACCCGCAAACACACAGACTTCGCCGCTGCTTGA
- a CDS encoding Druantia anti-phage system protein DruA, translating to MIKKNKKKEVPLFLRGRHFSARDLKVINRCVQKYFDKGRTYISKVICEKLNWKQPNGWLKDRACRDVLLQLNEKGVIELPPARTRLKKRCVLQQEKRVWHNIDVASPIIDYPDKIDLELAKGNKAEKIWNEMVKEYHYLGHKVLVGRCMKYLVKTGETILGAVSFSSPAWQLEPRDAILQKLEVPLGDIRDLVINNSRFLILPNVNVPNLASTVLSVSTQKIVNDWKDYYSITPLIVETFVQPSLYNGTCYKAANWLQIGMTKGYAKAGTSYHNSQEPKKIFIYGLSKKVRRKIHQIINDQEDKGS from the coding sequence GTGATTAAGAAAAATAAGAAGAAGGAAGTTCCTTTATTCCTCAGAGGTAGGCATTTTTCGGCAAGGGATTTGAAAGTCATAAATCGATGTGTTCAAAAATATTTTGATAAAGGGCGTACATACATCTCAAAGGTGATTTGTGAGAAATTAAACTGGAAGCAACCTAATGGGTGGTTAAAGGATCGAGCATGTAGAGATGTATTACTGCAATTAAATGAAAAAGGAGTAATTGAGCTGCCTCCTGCTCGCACAAGGTTAAAAAAAAGGTGTGTGTTACAACAAGAAAAAAGAGTTTGGCATAATATTGATGTAGCGTCACCTATAATTGATTACCCAGATAAAATTGATTTGGAACTTGCTAAGGGAAATAAAGCTGAAAAAATCTGGAATGAAATGGTTAAGGAATATCATTATCTGGGTCACAAAGTGCTAGTTGGAAGATGTATGAAATATTTAGTTAAAACAGGTGAAACAATTTTAGGGGCTGTGTCCTTTTCTTCTCCTGCCTGGCAGTTAGAACCTAGAGATGCAATCCTCCAAAAGTTAGAAGTTCCCCTAGGAGATATACGTGATTTAGTTATCAATAATAGCCGCTTCCTTATACTTCCTAATGTAAATGTTCCAAACCTGGCATCTACTGTTTTGTCTGTATCTACCCAAAAAATCGTGAATGATTGGAAGGATTATTACTCTATTACGCCGCTAATCGTAGAAACTTTTGTTCAGCCATCTTTATACAATGGTACTTGTTATAAAGCAGCCAATTGGCTGCAAATTGGAATGACGAAGGGGTATGCAAAAGCGGGCACCTCTTACCATAATAGCCAAGAGCCTAAGAAGATTTTTATATATGGGCTTAGTAAAAAAGTACGACGTAAAATCCATCAAATTATAAACGACCAAGAGGACAAGGGATCATAG
- a CDS encoding alpha/beta fold hydrolase codes for MNRLRRLQLVFLWLALLALITSSFNRQTQASTANGFTLEQVMSSPFPSDLIASPDGNKIAWVFDAEGKRNIWIAEAPAFKGRQLTRYTEDDGQEITEPVFSPDGNTIAYVRGGDPNSEGDIPNPTSDPRGATQEVYTVNTRNGQVARYGAGSAPMFSPKSDRVIFAYENHLWSAPIATNPARKILDTITNKDEPKKMFEIRGQVSSPQWSPDGTQLAFVSSRGDHSFIAIFDPRAERIRFLEPSVDRDIEPRWSTDGKRIAYIRLFNVIDTFSKDSERLVPWSIRVVDLASGKGREIWQSGTTELDSFSRLPMGNNQFQWAANDRLVFASEMDGWAHLYSISSQGGEAVKLTPGDYEVENVAFSPDRAFMVVAANAGDIDRRHLWRVSTSDGKPQAITRGESIEMYPAMVDGGRRIACLRSTARDPFLPNIANLDGANMQPVAPDALPKDFPSAALVISEPVIVKAADGVDVHCQLFKAKGATGKTPGVVFMHGGPMRQMLLGWHYGYYYHNSYAMNQYLASRGYTVISVNYRAGIGYGRRFREAKGRGQRGATEYQDVVAAAKYLQSRPDVDARRIGLWGGSYGGFLTAMGLARNSDIFAAGVDIHGVHDWTARVGRSPWATGNAEALRIGKESSPISSVDKWKSPVLLIHGDDDRNVAFSQTVELARRLRERNIEFEQIVFPDDVHDFLRHENWLRVYHASADFFDRKLK; via the coding sequence ATGAACCGGCTTCGTCGTCTGCAATTGGTCTTTTTATGGCTCGCGCTGCTTGCGCTCATCACCTCATCATTCAACCGGCAAACGCAAGCATCAACTGCAAATGGTTTCACGCTTGAACAGGTGATGAGTTCGCCCTTCCCTTCCGATTTGATTGCCTCGCCCGACGGCAACAAAATCGCCTGGGTGTTTGACGCTGAGGGCAAACGTAACATCTGGATTGCCGAAGCGCCCGCTTTCAAAGGCAGACAACTGACACGCTATACCGAAGACGACGGACAGGAAATCACCGAACCGGTTTTTTCACCCGATGGCAACACCATCGCTTATGTGCGCGGCGGCGACCCGAACAGTGAAGGCGATATACCCAATCCCACCAGCGACCCGCGCGGCGCAACCCAGGAGGTCTATACCGTCAACACCCGCAACGGACAGGTGGCGCGTTACGGAGCTGGCTCCGCGCCGATGTTTTCCCCGAAAAGCGACCGGGTGATTTTCGCTTATGAAAACCACCTGTGGTCAGCGCCGATTGCCACAAACCCCGCCAGAAAAATTCTCGATACCATCACCAACAAAGACGAGCCGAAAAAGATGTTTGAGATTCGCGGGCAAGTTTCTTCACCTCAGTGGTCGCCAGACGGCACGCAACTCGCGTTTGTCTCTTCGCGCGGCGACCATAGTTTCATCGCCATCTTTGACCCGCGTGCCGAGCGCATACGATTTTTAGAACCCAGTGTAGACCGCGACATCGAACCGCGCTGGTCTACGGATGGCAAACGCATTGCCTATATTCGACTCTTTAATGTCATCGACACCTTTTCAAAAGACAGTGAACGGCTCGTGCCCTGGTCGATTCGCGTGGTTGACTTAGCGAGCGGCAAAGGACGGGAGATTTGGCAATCGGGCACGACCGAGCTTGATTCATTTTCGCGCTTGCCGATGGGCAACAATCAATTTCAATGGGCAGCAAATGACCGCCTTGTCTTTGCTTCGGAGATGGACGGCTGGGCGCATCTTTATTCCATCTCTTCGCAAGGCGGCGAAGCGGTAAAACTCACGCCCGGCGATTATGAAGTTGAAAATGTGGCGTTCTCACCCGACCGCGCGTTTATGGTAGTTGCGGCGAATGCCGGTGACATTGACCGTCGTCATTTGTGGCGCGTGAGTACCAGCGATGGTAAACCGCAAGCCATCACCAGAGGCGAAAGCATAGAGATGTATCCGGCGATGGTTGACGGCGGGCGGCGCATCGCCTGTTTACGTTCGACGGCGCGCGACCCGTTTTTGCCTAATATCGCAAACCTTGACGGCGCGAATATGCAGCCGGTTGCGCCCGATGCCTTGCCGAAAGATTTTCCGTCGGCGGCATTGGTGATTTCCGAACCGGTCATCGTCAAAGCCGCCGATGGCGTCGATGTACATTGTCAGTTGTTCAAAGCGAAAGGCGCGACGGGCAAAACGCCGGGCGTCGTCTTCATGCATGGCGGACCCATGCGACAGATGCTGCTCGGTTGGCATTACGGTTATTACTATCACAATTCCTATGCGATGAATCAGTATTTGGCGAGTCGCGGCTACACGGTGATTTCGGTGAACTACCGGGCTGGAATCGGCTATGGTCGCCGGTTTCGTGAGGCTAAGGGTCGCGGGCAGCGCGGCGCTACCGAGTATCAGGATGTGGTGGCGGCGGCAAAATATCTGCAATCGCGCCCGGATGTGGATGCGCGACGCATAGGGCTTTGGGGCGGCTCGTATGGCGGATTTTTAACGGCGATGGGGCTGGCGCGCAATTCCGATATTTTCGCGGCAGGCGTAGACATTCACGGCGTGCATGATTGGACAGCGCGCGTCGGTCGGTCGCCCTGGGCAACGGGGAATGCCGAAGCCTTGAGAATCGGCAAAGAGTCGTCGCCGATTTCATCTGTCGATAAATGGAAATCGCCGGTGCTGTTGATTCACGGCGATGATGACCGCAATGTGGCTTTTTCACAAACGGTGGAGTTGGCGCGCCGCCTGCGCGAACGCAATATCGAATTCGAGCAAATCGTTTTCCCCGACGATGTGCATGATTTCCTGCGCCACGAAAACTGGCTGCGGGTCTATCACGCCTCGGCAGACTTTTTTGACCGGAAGTTGAAGTGA
- a CDS encoding DolP-mannose mannosyltransferase, with translation MTVTQVEEATPDTGGATQTSSTSFATEENLDDTKRRLWFWIIFAIAFVFYLQFQFWQQSSGGDRANWDYFAQVIARGGVPYKDVVNIKSPLSAYIGAAAILLGKLFGLRDILAIRLVFMLLAALTVAFAFLVALDFFRNRKVAWLAASILLGFTPLATLNVGGIQPKTPMVLFGLISLWAMKKDRPFAAGVWGMLSALCWQPGLLFVGAAGLAFSGYLTNWRDRKILKVIGGAMLPLAILLVYFLLAGALKDFYLWNIHFNATIYAAEEIRATGNFFKHFGKLLNQYFKIVNLFFYLAAAGLLFFIGREVRRSLQGGRGYWLDAAKIHALLIVPLVYFAFCMINIQSVPDLIPLLPFVAILAALTMVYAIEGLFTGLLNDRLVTMRRRLVNWASFAVIAFCLVQSLSQALVYKVTSPILQDQDAAVADIVSQLQPGDKIFVYGRTDVLALSGLTNASKYFLLDRGKDRYLDQIEAGGFQGWFERLKAERPKIVVYDRLRSTPDLDRLVIWTAVDYEPRTNAVYTYFIRKQRPD, from the coding sequence ATGACAGTTACACAAGTCGAAGAAGCCACGCCCGACACCGGCGGCGCAACGCAAACCTCAAGCACAAGTTTTGCGACTGAGGAAAATCTTGACGATACGAAGCGACGGCTGTGGTTTTGGATAATCTTTGCGATAGCCTTCGTGTTCTATTTGCAGTTTCAATTCTGGCAACAATCGAGCGGCGGCGACCGCGCCAACTGGGATTATTTCGCTCAAGTGATTGCGCGCGGCGGCGTCCCTTACAAAGATGTGGTCAATATCAAAAGCCCGCTGTCGGCATACATCGGCGCGGCGGCAATTCTACTCGGCAAGCTGTTCGGACTGCGCGACATTCTGGCGATTCGTCTGGTGTTTATGCTGCTTGCGGCGCTTACCGTCGCCTTCGCTTTTCTGGTGGCGCTTGATTTTTTCCGCAACCGCAAAGTCGCCTGGCTTGCCGCAAGCATCCTGCTCGGTTTCACGCCGTTGGCAACCCTCAATGTGGGTGGGATTCAACCGAAAACCCCTATGGTGTTGTTCGGGTTGATTAGTTTGTGGGCGATGAAAAAAGACCGTCCGTTTGCCGCAGGCGTCTGGGGCATGTTATCGGCGTTGTGCTGGCAACCGGGACTTTTATTTGTCGGCGCGGCAGGGCTGGCATTTTCAGGGTATTTAACCAACTGGCGCGATAGGAAAATTCTGAAAGTAATCGGCGGCGCCATGCTGCCTTTAGCCATCCTGCTGGTTTACTTTTTATTGGCGGGAGCACTCAAAGATTTTTACCTGTGGAATATTCATTTCAATGCGACCATCTATGCGGCGGAGGAGATACGCGCCACGGGAAATTTTTTCAAGCACTTTGGCAAACTGTTGAATCAATATTTCAAAATCGTCAACCTCTTCTTTTACCTCGCCGCCGCGGGATTGCTCTTTTTCATCGGGCGCGAAGTGCGACGCAGCCTTCAAGGCGGGCGCGGCTACTGGCTTGATGCCGCGAAAATTCATGCGTTGTTGATTGTGCCACTGGTCTATTTCGCATTTTGCATGATTAATATTCAAAGCGTCCCAGACCTCATTCCGCTGTTGCCGTTTGTGGCTATCCTTGCGGCGCTGACTATGGTTTACGCAATTGAAGGGCTTTTCACCGGTCTTTTGAATGACCGCCTGGTCACGATGCGTCGGCGTCTGGTGAATTGGGCAAGCTTTGCGGTCATCGCTTTTTGTTTAGTTCAAAGCCTGAGTCAGGCGCTTGTTTACAAAGTAACTTCACCAATCCTGCAAGACCAGGATGCGGCAGTTGCCGACATCGTTTCGCAATTGCAACCGGGCGATAAAATTTTTGTATACGGACGCACGGATGTGCTCGCGCTTTCCGGTTTAACCAACGCCAGCAAATATTTTCTGCTTGATAGAGGCAAAGACCGCTACCTCGACCAGATCGAAGCCGGGGGGTTTCAAGGTTGGTTTGAACGCCTGAAAGCCGAACGTCCGAAAATTGTCGTCTATGACCGGTTACGGAGCACTCCCGATCTGGATCGGCTGGTCATCTGGACAGCGGTTGATTATGAACCACGCACCAATGCGGTCTATACCTATTTCATCAGAAAACAACGACCCGATTAG
- a CDS encoding O-antigen ligase family protein codes for MKEKSRRGNAKKISYDNPLHKAIFWTVMALLFLIPLAFSTAIQAIYALPKFVLLIVGAAAILLCLALPQTSTAHPIHSYLPLLKSRQMKLLALYFLVMMVSSTLGVAPLVAWFGTSSNFLGVLTQLGFLVVAVGVMIAINESEKRLLVCLWTMMSSGSLVALYATLQFFGLEPFVPTSVYTFASAMGEVTRVCATLGHSNYLGNFLLYTLPLAVAFGIATNGKARWLALAGAMLSLVAIIASGTRGAWVGLLMGTAIFLFLEFQEIIQTKIFVDRKLLLRTLAGVSASLIVVAVVVVFSPAARSVAERVQALRQEGFSSSGRLLLWRDSIKMIPAHALIGCGSEGFRKAFLAYKSKELAQLSPKQNNENPHNAYIENAVAYGIAGFILYLTLIISTLIYFARARRQSNSPRWRTITTGLLAAFASVLTHNIFIFNQISTGLYFFTFIALAVVIENFTRRPARDRQAAAPAHQAEPVKDKNPPVEKMNAFGVRGLAAYTMTGVASLLFIAALWYSAGLIDAEVAFKGLFAPAVSGNFQTLTKQGERVTSSPMPTGAYDFLYARTLDSYARQLASAQPTGGNLEAVRKEALNQAILHTEKSLRHTNTPDLNYSLLALLALTAGDPDRLYSAASEAVKWDPNNFQTRWLMAEAYLARGEKAQAQQEAEIALELYHTSPEVASVLARARGESDPQAASFKIMADLRMLNPKAKRSADELIDIARALSQKGKLRKARLKLLTAIARAGGNCADCHRELAVVYEKMANLSEAIAEWQLFIGQSPEPGAIEQAKARIEILKQKKATPQ; via the coding sequence ATGAAAGAAAAATCCAGGCGGGGTAATGCGAAGAAAATTTCTTACGACAATCCTTTGCACAAAGCCATCTTTTGGACAGTTATGGCGCTGTTATTTTTAATTCCCCTCGCCTTCAGCACCGCTATTCAAGCGATTTATGCTTTACCCAAATTCGTTCTCTTAATCGTCGGCGCAGCGGCAATTCTCTTATGCCTCGCCCTTCCGCAAACCTCCACTGCTCACCCCATTCACAGCTATTTACCGTTGCTGAAATCAAGGCAAATGAAATTGCTGGCGCTCTATTTCCTGGTGATGATGGTGTCCTCGACCTTAGGGGTTGCGCCGCTGGTGGCGTGGTTTGGCACCAGCAGCAATTTTCTCGGTGTGCTCACCCAACTCGGTTTTTTGGTTGTCGCTGTCGGGGTGATGATCGCCATCAATGAAAGTGAAAAACGCCTGCTTGTCTGTCTATGGACAATGATGAGCAGCGGCAGTCTGGTTGCTCTCTATGCAACCCTGCAGTTTTTCGGCTTGGAGCCATTCGTGCCGACAAGCGTTTACACCTTTGCGTCGGCAATGGGTGAAGTCACGCGGGTGTGCGCGACGCTGGGGCATTCCAATTACCTGGGGAACTTTCTGCTCTACACGCTGCCGCTCGCTGTTGCGTTTGGTATTGCCACAAACGGCAAAGCGCGATGGCTGGCGCTTGCGGGCGCGATGCTTTCACTGGTGGCGATTATTGCCAGCGGCACCAGAGGCGCGTGGGTTGGTTTACTGATGGGCACAGCGATCTTTCTCTTTCTGGAATTTCAAGAGATTATCCAAACCAAAATTTTCGTTGACCGCAAACTTTTGCTGCGAACCCTTGCGGGCGTTTCGGCAAGCCTCATCGTAGTTGCCGTTGTCGTGGTGTTCAGTCCCGCGGCGCGCAGCGTCGCCGAACGGGTGCAGGCTTTGCGGCAAGAAGGCTTTTCGTCAAGCGGGCGACTACTGTTGTGGCGCGATTCAATAAAAATGATTCCTGCCCATGCGCTCATCGGCTGCGGCAGCGAAGGCTTTCGCAAAGCCTTTCTGGCATACAAATCGAAAGAACTGGCGCAACTGTCGCCCAAACAAAATAATGAAAACCCTCATAATGCCTATATCGAAAACGCTGTGGCGTATGGCATCGCCGGTTTTATTTTGTATCTAACGCTCATCATCTCGACGTTGATATATTTTGCGCGGGCGCGACGGCAAAGCAATTCGCCCAGGTGGCGAACCATTACTACAGGGTTGCTGGCGGCTTTCGCCAGCGTGTTGACGCATAATATTTTTATCTTCAATCAAATTTCTACGGGCTTATATTTTTTCACCTTCATTGCGCTCGCTGTGGTTATTGAAAATTTCACCAGGCGACCTGCGCGTGACCGCCAAGCCGCAGCCCCGGCGCATCAAGCCGAGCCGGTAAAAGATAAAAACCCGCCGGTTGAAAAGATGAATGCGTTTGGAGTTCGCGGTCTGGCGGCTTATACAATGACCGGCGTGGCAAGCCTGCTGTTTATCGCGGCGCTCTGGTACAGCGCGGGTTTGATTGATGCGGAGGTCGCTTTCAAAGGATTGTTTGCGCCTGCGGTTTCCGGCAACTTTCAAACGCTGACCAAACAGGGCGAACGGGTAACCAGTAGCCCTATGCCTACGGGCGCTTACGATTTTCTCTATGCCCGTACCCTTGATAGTTACGCGAGACAGTTGGCAAGCGCCCAGCCAACCGGCGGCAATCTTGAAGCGGTGAGAAAAGAGGCGCTCAATCAAGCGATTCTCCACACGGAAAAATCGCTCAGGCATACCAACACCCCGGATTTGAATTATTCACTGCTGGCGCTGCTGGCATTGACGGCGGGCGACCCAGACAGGTTGTACTCAGCGGCAAGCGAAGCGGTCAAATGGGACCCGAACAATTTTCAAACCCGCTGGTTGATGGCGGAAGCCTATTTAGCTCGCGGCGAAAAAGCGCAGGCGCAGCAGGAAGCAGAGATCGCCCTGGAGTTGTATCACACGTCACCGGAAGTGGCGTCAGTTCTGGCGCGGGCGCGTGGGGAAAGCGACCCGCAAGCGGCTTCGTTTAAAATCATGGCTGATCTGCGAATGCTTAATCCGAAAGCGAAACGCAGCGCCGATGAATTGATTGACATTGCCCGCGCGCTTTCGCAAAAAGGCAAATTGCGCAAAGCGCGACTCAAGCTTTTAACCGCGATTGCCCGAGCGGGCGGCAATTGTGCTGACTGTCATCGCGAACTCGCCGTGGTTTATGAAAAAATGGCGAACCTGTCGGAGGCGATTGCCGAATGGCAACTATTTATCGGGCAATCGCCTGAACCCGGCGCCATTGAACAGGCAAAAGCGCGTATCGAAATTTTGAAACAGAAAAAAGCGACACCACAATGA
- a CDS encoding response regulator transcription factor, translating to MANMMLLIVEDNANMRRVIRSIVKDLAEIRECEDGARALAAYRQHQPDWVLMDIKMAAVGGIQATREIKAAFPEARIIMVTNYDDAELREAARLAGASRYVLKENLLEIRDILAAS from the coding sequence ATGGCAAATATGATGCTGCTGATCGTGGAAGACAATGCCAATATGCGCCGGGTGATTCGCAGCATCGTCAAAGACCTTGCAGAGATTCGCGAGTGCGAGGACGGCGCGCGCGCGCTTGCTGCCTATCGTCAACATCAGCCCGATTGGGTATTGATGGACATCAAGATGGCGGCAGTCGGCGGCATTCAAGCGACGCGCGAAATCAAAGCTGCCTTTCCTGAAGCGCGAATCATTATGGTCACCAATTACGACGATGCGGAGTTGCGCGAAGCCGCCCGCCTCGCCGGAGCCAGCCGCTATGTGCTGAAAGAGAATCTCCTGGAAATCCGCGACATCCTTGCGGCTTCCTGA
- a CDS encoding response regulator transcription factor has translation MTKANIRILIADDHPVFRKGLRQVIEAESDLLVIGEATDGDAALAFVRQEKPDVAVVDVHMPGSGGFDFLRAIKKEKLAVAVIFLTMFNDETMFNTAMDLGAKGYVLKESAASDITASIRSVAAGRPYISPQLSGFLLNRSQHAAQLVEQHPGLNSLTPTERRILKLIADYQSSKEIAAELHIHYRTVDNHRSNICQKLNLHGSNALLKFAVENRSKI, from the coding sequence ATGACGAAAGCTAACATTCGCATATTGATTGCCGACGACCACCCGGTCTTTCGCAAAGGGTTGCGGCAGGTAATCGAAGCCGAAAGCGATTTGCTGGTTATCGGCGAAGCCACGGACGGCGACGCGGCACTGGCATTTGTGCGCCAGGAAAAGCCGGATGTCGCCGTTGTTGATGTCCATATGCCGGGCAGTGGGGGCTTTGATTTTCTGCGCGCCATCAAAAAAGAAAAACTTGCGGTCGCAGTGATTTTTCTGACCATGTTCAACGATGAAACCATGTTTAACACGGCGATGGATTTGGGCGCGAAGGGTTACGTTTTGAAAGAGAGCGCCGCGAGCGACATCACCGCAAGCATACGGTCGGTTGCCGCCGGTCGTCCTTACATCAGCCCGCAGCTTTCCGGGTTTCTCTTAAATCGCAGCCAGCATGCCGCGCAATTGGTCGAGCAGCATCCGGGATTGAACAGCCTGACGCCTACCGAGAGAAGAATTCTCAAACTGATTGCCGATTACCAGAGCAGCAAAGAGATTGCCGCAGAACTCCACATACATTACCGCACGGTGGATAATCACCGCTCCAACATCTGCCAGAAACTCAATCTTCACGGCAGCAACGCGCTGCTCAAATTCGCGGTTGAAAACAGATCGAAAATTTAG